The following DNA comes from Eubalaena glacialis isolate mEubGla1 chromosome 1, mEubGla1.1.hap2.+ XY, whole genome shotgun sequence.
ctgcttttataaaataaacacagtagaagggagaggggagggaaggtatGGAAAACATCGCCTCCAGTATGAGGTAATAGCCCTGGATAGAAGGTTGAAAAAATGCAAGTTTTATTATTGATCACTACTAGGAAAAATTACACAGATTTTTACtaagaaataatgagaaaaaattacattttaagaagaaaaggctTTTCCTAAAATGTTTTATGAACACAAATTTATATATGGCATACACAGGCAGAAAAATAAGTTATACCTCTAAACTATCCGCCCCCAAACTATGTTCTGAAATTTCTGTCCTTCTACCGTCTCATCAAGAGTATTTTCCATGACCCAGGGGCAAGGTAAACTGAAAGATTACCTTTGCTCTCGCTACCATCGAGCAATGTGGTAGGTTAATCATTAAACATTTGGATCCAAGGTTCTTAGTGTTATTCACAGCTGTATTAGAAAGCCAACTAAAGTTTTCTGATATCTTAGTGAAAGATCAGTTAAAACATACTCTGAGCTGTCAAGCACCACTGTTTACTAAAAAAGAAAGTCACTAGATATACCTACTAACACACGAAAAAGCTTTTGGCTCATGAGCATAGGTCACAATGAAAATTTTGTTTCGTATGCTACCCAAAGATCCCAAGGGGTGGGAGGGTGCGTGTGTATATCTTAATTTGTCCTGAAttgcaaaccaaaccaaaaaaattttttaacactgGCTTCTGATTTTCTTAAAGGAAATAATTCCTGTTCcctgcacagtgcctgacatgtagtaggcactcaatacattTTGTTCAATTAAATACTAAATTCAACAAAATGTGAGTCTTTAATTAAAATatccaacaaaataaacaaatataccatattaaaaaagataaatacaaagcCTATTACTTCCTTGGTGACACAGTTCTCATGATAACTTGTTCAGAAAAACTGGTGTCACTATTTCCACCATCTATTTACAAAAGCTCATAACAGAAGCAGTGATGGTATTTCGGGGTGACTAATTTAGGGAGTTCTTACCATTAGGTGGAGGAAAGTCAAAAAAACTCTACCTTATATAAACTTTAAACTATTGTTCTAACTCGCTCCTCTACTTAATTATATTTAACAAttcataaaataagtaaataaaacaaaaacacgtGCCCAGCAATTTTGATGGAAGACATAATTTCAGGAGTTCCAATCAACCAATAGCAAAATGCAATAATGAAATATATGCTTCATTGCCAAATACTTTGGTTTATTTCACAAACGTGAGATATTCTTTCAATTACATCTGGCCAGAAGAAAAAAACTTGTCCTAAGCCACATAAATTCCTAATGGTTAGCTGTATGATTGAGACACTATTTACAAAGATGGAATTACACTTAAACACACACTGCCAAAACTAGCATAGGTAACCAAAACTTTAAATGTTTAACCAAACGGGTCCAAAGGAAAGTGCAATTTCAATGATGATAATCTATTATTCAAATAAACAGTATACAATAAACTTTTAACTACAACTTTAATAAATCAGAGAAATGACTTTTGGAAAGTCAAAATCTAACTTTTTTATAAGCATGTACGAGTCCTGTTAAATTATTACTTTTGCtttgtttagatttttctttctccaaacagcttcttaataaaaaattaaaaaaaaaaaatcaaacatctaCAAGGTTCGGTGAGAAGACTGTGAAATAAAAACTGTTTCTAAAAACACCTCTAAGCCACGTTCCCATTCTGAACCAGTAAAcaacagtggtgaagaatccagaAGCTATGTGGTTTCAAAAACCTGAAAACAACGTCACAAGGCAGCTCTTTTATGattagttttttggggtttttttgagacttaaccactggaccaccaaggaagtccctaggattatatgtttttgtttagatttgttttcttagagttttggaaaagcaaaagcaaaaggcTTCCACTAAGAGTAAAAAAACAAGTATCCTTTAGAACAATTTGTTTTAAGTAGGGAGACACACCTTACTACATGCCCCTGGTAAATAGCTTTTCTACACTTACTACAAGTTTTCAAAGTGAAAGTAGTTTAAACGAGATGAAGAGAATATTAAACCCTCCGCCCAGTGATGCCCAGTAAGGACCACTGGTATAACTGAAAAGAATTCGAACAATATGTAATGCCAGTCAGTTTCAAGTCTGCCTATAATCGAGGGATCCGCCACACAGCAACCTTCTCTGATAAAGAAGGAAAGGATTTTTCTCAATAGTATCTGAAGAGTGCTACAAATACAGATAAGAGAATTCTTTGTGAATATATAGTCATGTTAGATTAAACTCTTCAGGGGTCCACCTTAGCCATGGGAGAAAAagtacttggaaaaaaaaaatgggattttTCTACTTACAAAACAAGCCCAGAATAACATCTTTCAACATCATAAATAAAGGGCCAGAATTTGAACATAAAGAGTAATTTTGAATTAATCCAGGGTTTTCCTTATCTAGGCTTGCATGATAAGACAGATTAATAGTcaaactcaaaaaataaaaaaaggtacCAACCCTTAGGTATTTTAAAGTTTCTCAAGAAAACTCATATGGTTCaactttatattataaaatgtagCAGGTACCTGAGGTGGCACTGGCTTTTCACCATTCTCTGAGTTCTCTCTTACTGAATGATTTGACAGTTTCTGCACGTATTCATTTACTGACTGAGTGTCAGGGTACGATGGTACACTTCTTGCAGAAGAAATTTCAGTTGTTCCCATGACATCTTGTGGGGAGGAAATGGTCTCAACACTTGCGGTCTGAACATTTCCAACATTCAGTTCGGTAGCAGCAGGCAGCTCATTTTGTACGAAGGTGTTCTCAAACACTTCTCCCTGGCCATCAAGGGTTTCAGTGGAGGGGGTGATGGCAGAGCTGGCCTGGTTTTCTGACTGGGATTCTGACAGTGTCACACCTAATGGACAGCAATGGCTGTCTGATATAATCACATGGTCTTCTTTGTCAGTCATTGTAATTAACAGCTGGCTGCACTGGTTACATCTTTCTGGCACCGGCTTCAGATCCTGGGAAGGGAGGCACTGCACCAGGGCTAAGCTGTGGAACGCACCACAGGCAACTTGGAGCACTACTCGCCCAGCAAGATGTTCCACCTTTTGCGGCTTTGTCACTGGGAAGGTAGTGGTACTGAGACCCAACTGACAACCGGTACCCCATGCCCAAATCTCTCTGCTTAGGGACAATGCCAGAGTGTGCTCCTCGCCACATGCCAACTGCAAGACCCTGACCGCTAACAAAGGACTGGTCTCGGAATCAGAAATGCTGACAGGATTTGGTTCCGGCACATACTGCTGGTTAGCGACCGCACACTGGCCAGCAGAGTTCTCCCCCCACATGTACACTACGCCGCTTTCTGTCACTGCTCCGCTGTGGAAACTCCCTGTTGCCACAGTAACGACATACTGCCCAACCAGCACCTCTTCTAGAACGGGGCTACTCGTACAAATCTCTGCTGGTTCACTTCTCCAGGGGAGAGTCCCAAAGCTGTAGACCTCACCATctgaaggttttaaaaaaaaagaaaaaaaaaaaaagggagggagttAGTGAATTAACTAGAAATTTTATCAGCTAATTTTTAGTCCCCTCTAGGTTtaacaaaatagaatttttttttctttttttaattttcaaaagcacAGTTGTAGAAATTTGGTTGAAGCAGATAGCATTCCACACTTATTAATCTTTTAACAAATAACATCTTTTAACATTCTGAAATATAGTGACAATTTCTACAAATTGCAGGAGACTACTTCAAATGAAGGGTATTGCTCCTCTCCTTCAGCCTTATCCTACAAACTCCTAGCATCGATCCGTTACTAATGGCTATCATTGCAGGCTATTACAGAAGCAGATTCCAAGAGTTCAAAGACATAACAATGATCATGACATGATCAGATAAAATAAGCAGAAGATAAAACAGACACATTCGCTAATATCTACAACATTCACTACTAATGAAtaagtcagagcagcaaaaaattATGCAATGACATAAAAATATTAGAGATTCACTTTGGCCAAAACTATGAAATTAGCTTTATACCTCCACGTTGGACTGAGAGCACCAATGTTAACATGAAGTTGTGTACCAtactatgtataatttttaaatgttatttataatatatattgtgtACTAGATAGCCTTCCTGAGGTGTCATTTGTTTAAAAAGCAaatcacaacaaaacaaaaaaacaaatgaagccATGACTGGCTAGCTTTAGAATTAAAAGGGAAGGCACCAGTGAGTTGGGTACATGAATGATGATAACCTATTTGTGTTCACGTGTGCTACCAAGTCATAGTTTTACTGCAGGTATTGGGGAAATTTGGGGGTATGTGCAAATGATTTATGCTAGCTAAAAAACTCAAATGGAACAAAGACTTGGCCAtgggttttgaaaaatattaaacaaagccCACCATCCTTTCTTTCCTATGTGACCAGAGGGtcacccattttttttaattaatgaaaatagGTACTATTTTTCCTCCACAAAGCAGCAATTGAGTTGCTGATGAAAAAAAGGCATACTTTATCTTTGGCCTATTACACATGGCAGATACATTTATATACTCAAATTAACTCACTACAACATCTATGTAAGGAAAAACACAATAGTGGCTAGAGGGAAGATCAGCTTTTATTAGGGAATTTCTAATTTGGATAGAGTACTGAGAAAATAAGCTCACTGGTTAAgatcttttaaacttttcttcccaagtgaTATAACACACTTGCAACAGTTCACCAACACTTTCAATTGGTATTATATTCCATTAGAATAACAGTCTCTCCAGAGCAAATTGCAGAGAAGTGAATACTTAGACATCATTTTTTTAACCTGGAATACCTCAAAAATAGTGAGTCAATGAGGTGTCCTCATTGAATTATGAGCTAATGGTTAAATTGAATAGAGACAAAGCTTGAAAATTTCTAGTATTCAATCAGTATCATTTCCTCACTTAGAAAAGAAAGTACCTGAGACCTTTGTGCCATTTCAAGCTACACATTTGTGTGAGCTGAGATTTTTTGTTACTTTGACACTTAAACCAGAACACTGCTTAAACATGAACATAggttatatacttttttttttttttaagttttccctCAGTTTTCCCAGGCTTTTAGGTTTGATTCTATATGTTTAAAGATATCATGCTCATGAAGGATTCCTAAATATCTTACTGAGGGGCTAATAAAACGACAGTAACAGAATTCTACTTATATATGCTTGAGAACTATAGATTTTGAAGCCCATAGGGCAGGTACTGGATATAGTTCACATTTGAAAAACAAGGCTTTCTCCAAATTCTGGcctaatacaataataataatagtattatggATTATTATAATAACAGTGacataataataaagaaattagaaagaaatcCATGTTTGCCCCAAAAAACCACCATGGTCAGATTTAAGCTTTGTTTCCTAGAATCTGTCTTCCCTTAGTTCCTACAAGGAAAATACCAAAGCATTGTTAAATACTTAGTAAATACTTACAGAGTAGAAATTTATAAATTAGTGAAGCTGATGGCAGTCCTGACCCAAATCAAATTTGCCAAGACTTAGTTGGTAAAGTGCCATCAAAATTAAAGGCAGCTCTCTATGTAAATTATAGCCTATGTTTCTGATATAGATTTGTAGATTTTATTATATGTTCTTATGAGCTGCTATTTATGCCTGAGAAAAACGGTACTGAGACAGTACAGCCAagagatttaaaaagcaaattttgaaATTAGACTCTCTGGGTTCCCATCCTAACTCTGACCCTTTAAATAGTCGTGTGTGCTTGGGAAAACAATTTAACCTCCCTGaccttcagcttcctcatctgtgaagtgggcatAATAACAGCAGCTACCTCATAAGGTGGCTGTGAGGACtcaatgagataatacatataaagtgcttagtgcagtgcctggcacatataattgtttaataaacattagctattattagcattattattCTAATACATTTAATGAACAAAGGTATAGTAAAAAGGTCTCTGAAtacataatcttttaaaaaatctaatttttcatgtacttatcactactaaaatttttaaactataattctcccttttattctagttatggtacatcttaaatataagAACTAATCTGACTTCTGATAAAGGGAGTAAGaacatattttgaaaacaaagaaagcaTAAGTTCCAGCAAAGTTCACTCAGAATCCCTCGTACTCAGTAACTCTCAGCTGCTCCTACACGCTCCAACACTGGTCAGAGTCTCAGTTAGTGTTGGCTAAGAAGTTCTTTTCAATACCTTCAGTCAGAAGAACTCCATGTTTCACTCCAAGGGCCGCATGAAGAACAGTCTTTCCTCCCCAGCCTGGCAATCTCTCTGGTGTTACAGAacgggagcctgcctgccacacatGGACCAGGCCTCTTTCTTTGGATCCTTCAGCTTCTGTTGAACTACAAACATCAAGAAAAATAGCTTAAAAATAGCTTGTTCCTCCAGTTCAGAACTGTATCTTTTGTCCTTCATACTGTCATGAGATTTATACCTTTTACCAGTACATGGGTGACTGAGTCAGATAGTTTAGCACCTATTTTATGGCGTGGTTATGACACAGGAGCAGAGGTAAAATTACTATTTATATAAACGAGGATAAACCCACAAATTACTTATCTCTATCTAAGAAGCAAACAAAACCTGGGctattttttgaagttttctgatttaaaatttcAAGATTCTTACTTCTTAGTACATTAACTACTTGTTTAGATGTTAAAGTTATAACATGTCCCAAGTTGgagtcttattttaaatttttagtttttaatttggtattttaaaaaaaagtatttgagaaAGACAGAAGGAATAGGGATCCATATTGCCCTTTATACCGAGTTTAAGCTCTATAAttcctatttaaatttttaagaattaaatttatAACAGGTACCAGTAAAATCCTTCATGCTTTACTCACGTTCTAGCCAAAGAATTCTATCCATCTGATAACCCTAGTTCAAAGAACATAAAACACACAGCTGCATAACAATGACCGTATCCCAACTGCCTCCCTTTCCAAGAAAAGCCCACATTAACATACTCTGGGTTTCcctttatataaaattttccttTGTGTCGCCATTGATGgggcatttattttcatattcttttttctagAACACTGATGCCAATATTTTAATGAGGCACAGaaactttttttggttttctttattttctaatacctaggattttctctacttttgttaAATAATATTCCTCTAAACTGTAATGAGGCATAACCATGTTTTTATGAAAGGAAAGCCACAAACCTAACCCTCCTTTCAAAATATCATCCATGGCGCCGAGTTCTCTAAGGATAGAATTACAATTAATAAGGCTACTTTTGAAAACCTGAAATTATGTGTGACAAAAAAAAATGGCTTCAAAAGCTTTAAAATGGTGAAGAAATTTGGGGCCTTTTATAAGCATAAGAAAGGAACTAGCAACAAAGTGTACCACTAACAAGCTTTATTGTAATTATCTTTCCTTCTTTACCAATCAACACAAATGTCACTATTCCTACTTAATAGCCATCAACAAGAAAATTACACTGAAGAGAAGCTACACATAAGTGGAACTGTCTGTTGTGTTTTCCTAGAAGGgtaggggaaaaggaaaaaatggttttaccttttcttctttGAGTCCATCGGTCAGTGGGAGCACTCCATCACCAAATCATTCCCTCCTTGCAAAAGGTATATAAATCCCTAAATGGCAAAACACAGGTAAGCACAAAGAGCAGTGAAAGAGCACTTTGCTGTTTTATctgtcagattttaaaaaaagaagaaaaaaggcagcTCTCCAACAAGTGCACATTCACTGGGCAATAAATATGCAGCAAAACTATTTAAACTATTTCATATCCTGCCTGCCAAAGTCGAATCTCTAGACTGAGCCTGCCCACTGAGCTTATAAAAATGCCTGTTGATCATCAAATGTAATGTCAAAGTGAGAAAAGACTACCCACAACCTAGCTGTACTTTGTCAGgcaacagatttttttcatttgttttttattataaataagttCAATCTGAAAACTCAATGTGTTAAGTATTCATTACACACAAATTAAGGCTACTTTTTAAATGCTGCTGGGACATATAAACACTTAAATACCAATTAAGTAAACAAGaatttcttggggcttccctggtggcgcagtggttaagaatccgcctgccaatgcaggggacacgggttcgagccctggtcccggaagatcccacatgctgtggaacaactaagcccgtgcaccacaactactgagcctgcaatctagagcccgcgaaccacaactattgaagcccgcgtgcctagagcctgtgctccgcaacaagagacgccaccataATGGGAAGCCTgcataccgcaatgaagaggaATCTCctctcacctcaactagagaaagcccgcgtgcagcagcgaagatccaacgcagccaaaaataaataaataaaataaattaattaaaaaaaaaaaaaaaagaatttctgcaATCTCTCCAGTAATGTATCAGATTcaaacagttttaatttcattttccagtaatgcacacacacaaaattacatCATTAAAACAAAGTTTTCCATGTATTGGAACTATCAGTGTTTTCCCCAAATCGACCTCAATTCAAAACCATAATCCAAAGGGCTGGAAGAAAGAAGtttgaatttaaaatatctatttttaaatctaCCATTTAATAGAAAAGAGCTATATGAAAATAACAGTACAAATATCATGACCCATCATTTCAGAAACTCAATGTTTAATAAAGTAAGAGCTAGAAATATTGACAGGCAGACAGAAACGCTCAAGGCATTTCAACTaagaaattcacatttttaaGGGCACCAAAACTCATGAAAATAAGAGCAACGGGGTTTTAGATGTGTGAATGATAAAAATACTGGGgccaaattcattatttttctgcaAAAGGGTATGGCATCGTCACTGTGCTTTGAAAAGAGCCCACACCAGCAGGAGTGATGTAAGACCATCTGTTTACTCCAGGTTGCCTGTGAATTCTTACAGTTTCCCATCTGTATATCTGGAGGAAATTACTCTCTACCTAATgcttattttagaaagattttgaCTCATTCAAAGTTGGATGAAGGGTACATGTAAATGAAAGATATATCTGAACAGATTTAATAAATgctattcatttaataaatatgattACTAAGTGATACTATGCTTTGTGTGTGATAGTAATtaacttttaataaaatgtaCAGTTCACAGCATACAGAAAAGTTCTGAGGCCAGGTCTAACCTATGCTTATCTATGAGAGATCAGGGAGTAACTGGTCCCTTGATAAAAGTTAAACAATGCCCAGGGGGAAACCAGAGAACTGCTCTGGGAGGGTATGGGAGTGCACAAGCACATTTCATGCAACTGATTCACTGTTCGTAAACCAAATTGTGTCCTACTGCCTGTCAATCAAAACTGTTGAGAATCAGTAAAATGAATAAAGCAGCTGACCTtctcttttggtgtcatatttttgAATACACTGTTTTCTTAAAGTGGATTACTCCTTATGCCACATGATTTCTAACCAACATTCATTTTTTCAAATCTAAATGGAATTAAAACTCTACAAACTGTCTTGCAACTTTGTTACTTACTATATACTGTAGGAAGGATAATGATTCCCAAGATACCCATGTCCTAATGCCCAgaaactgtgaatatgttaggttacatggcaaaggggaagtAAAGCTCCTAATCAGCTTGTTTTAAgttggggagattatcctagTTATCCAGATGGACTCAGCATAATCACagagtccttaaaagtggaagagacaacaagcctcttagatagccacatccaccacagggcagacagcagaagcaagaagaactacagtcctgcagcctgtggaacaataaccacattcacagaaagatagacaagatgaaaaggcagagggct
Coding sequences within:
- the ALS2 gene encoding alsin isoform X3, with protein sequence MDSKKKSSTEAEGSKERGLVHVWQAGSRSVTPERLPGWGGKTVLHAALGVKHGVLLTEDGEVYSFGTLPWRSEPAEICTSSPVLEEVLVGQYVVTVATGSFHSGAVTESGVVYMWGENSAGQCAVANQQYVPEPNPVSISDSETSPLLAVRVLQLACGEEHTLALSLSREIWAWGTGCQLGLSTTTFPVTKPQKVEHLAGRVVLQVACGAFHSLALVQCLPSQDLKPVPERCNQCSQLLITMTDKEDHVIISDSHCCPLGVTLSESQSENQASSAITPSTETLDGQGEVFENTFVQNELPAATELNVGNVQTASVETISSPQDVMGTTEISSARSVPSYPDTQSVNEYVQKLSNHSVRENSENGEKPVPPQPLVAEAIPNLHSPATTSTSALNSLVVSCASAVGVRVAATYEAGTLSLKKVMNFYSTAPCEPGAQAGSSPIGPEGLKDSREEQVKQESMQGKKSSSLVDIREEESEGGSRRLSLPGLLSQVSPRLLRKAARVKTRTVVLTPTYSGEADALLPSLRTEVWTWGKGKEGQLGHGDVLPRLQPLCVKCLDGKEVIHLEAGGYHSLALTAKSQVYSWGSNTFGQLGHSDFPTTVPRLAKVNSENGVWSVAAGQDYSLFLVDTEDFQPGLCYSGRQDPTEGDNLPENHSAWIYKQSDSRKRQLSSLGGQKHYGIYCQSP
- the ALS2 gene encoding alsin isoform X4; this encodes MDSKKKSSTEAEGSKERGLVHVWQAGSRSVTPERLPGWGGKTVLHAALGVKHGVLLTEDGEVYSFGTLPWRSEPAEICTSSPVLEEVLVGQYVVTVATGSFHSGAVTESGVVYMWGENSAGQCAVANQQYVPEPNPVSISDSETSPLLAVRVLQLACGEEHTLALSLSREIWAWGTGCQLGLSTTTFPVTKPQKVEHLAGRVVLQVACGAFHSLALVQCLPSQDLKPVPERCNQCSQLLITMTDKEDHVIISDSHCCPLGVTLSESQSENQASSAITPSTETLDGQGEVFENTFVQNELPAATELNVGNVQTASVETISSPQDVMGTTEISSARSVPSYPDTQSVNEYVQKLSNHSVRENSENGEKPVPPQPLVAEAIPNLHSPATTSTSALNSLVVSCASAVGVRVAATYEAGTLSLKKVMNFYSTAPCEPGAQAGSSPIGPEGLKDSREEQVKQESMQGKKSSSLVDIREEESEGGSRRLSLPGLLSQVSPRLLRKAARVKTRTVVLTPTYSGEADALLPSLRTEVWTWGKGKEGQLGHGDVLPRLQPLCVKCLDGKEVIHLEAGGYHSLALTAKSQVYSWGSNTFGQLGHSDFPTTVPRLAKVNSENGVWSVAAGQDYSLFLVDTEDFQPGLCYSGRQDPTEAWIYKQSDSRKRQLSSLGGQKHYGIYCQSP